CCAATATGTCTGTATATGTCTTAAGTTGTTCAGCGGCTGCAATCCTATATGTATCAACGGTTATAACCGATACCTTCTTATGCTTTTCAAAGGCAAAGTCTGCGGCTATTTTTGCCAGGGTGGTTGTTTTTCCAACCCCGGTTGGACCAATCAATGTGATAATCTTTGGATTGCCATTATCAAGGCTTAGCTCTTCTGTTTTAATTATGCCTGCTATATATTTTAGAACCCTTGATTCAACAAATGCCTCATCTTCCAGTATATTTGGTGGTGCCTCAGCTACTATCTGTTTAATTATTTTCTCGGCAACCTCCTTTTCAACATCATTGTTAATGAGCCTCATATATGCTTCCTGTGACTTTCCTGGAAATTTTATAATGCTTCTTTCCTCCATAATGGTGGTCATTTTCTGTTTTATCTCGGAAAGCTCCTTTTGAATCATTCCTATTATATCTGGCTGAATTTGGGGCTGTGGCTGGATATTCGGGTTTCGGGGTTCGGGAATGGGAATTTGGGGTTGATCACTTTCAACCTGTGGCTGGTAAGGAGGAGTTTGTGGCTGTAATGGTTGAACTTGGGGTTTTTCTGGCTTCGGTTTTGATGTAAAGGGAAGGGCTGCGGTTACTTCAATCATCTTCTTTCCAAAGATTCCAAATATGCCGCCCTTTCTAACATTTCTGTGGCTTACCAGAAGGGCATCCTTGCCCAGGTCAAGGGCCATTTGCAATAAAGCCCTCTGTAGGGTGGGAGCCACATATGTCTTATATTTCATCATCTTACCTTTATTTTACCATTTAAAATTACAATTTGCAATTTGTATATGTTTATTTTTTTATTTTTCCCTTATAATAAAATCCTAAATCTTAAATTTCTAAATCCTAAATCATATACTCACCATCCCAATTGAGGTAACCTTAACCCCAACCTCTATCTCATCATAAGAAAGCACAGAAATAAATGGAATATATGGTGCTATAATATTCCTAAAGCATCTTCTTATCCTTGACGATGTAAGGAGGACAGGCTGATATGCACCCTCTTTACCTATTGCCTCTTGAATGGATTTTAATAGAGCATTTGTCTCTTGTGGTGAAAGATTAGCCTTCTCTCCATCCTCTGTTTTTATAATGGATGCAGCTATTCTCTCCTCAAGTTTTGGCTCAATTGTAATCACCAAAAGCCTTCCATCTGGTGTCTGGTGCTGATGGGTTATCTGCCTTGAAAGAGCTTGCCTTGTCTTCTCTGTAAGAAAGCCGATATCCTTTGTCTTACCTGCCCAATCAGCCAATGTCTCAAGGATGGTTACCATATCCCTTATTCCTACCCTCTCAGAAAGGAGGCTATGCAAAACCTTTTGAAGCTCACCAAGGCTTAATGGCTCTGGAATAAGCTCATCTACCAGGCTTGGGTATTTCTCCTTTACATTATCCACCAGGCTCTTTACCTCCTGCCTTCCAAGCAGGGTTGTGGAATGCCTTCTTATCATCTCAGTTAAATGTGTAGCCATAACCGAGGCAGGGTCAACAATGGTAAAACCCTGCTCTTCAGCAAGCTCTTTATTTTCTCCCTTTATCCATTTGCAGGGCATACCAAAGGTTGGCTCAAATCCTTCCTCTCCTTCTATTTTACTCATATCCCTATCTCCCATAATAAGGAAGTGTTCTGGCTTAAGAGAGCCCCTTCCTACCTCTGTTCCCCTTATTTTAATAATGTATTCATTCTTTGGAATTTGGATATTATCCCTAATCCTTATAGGAGGAACAACAATTCCAAGCTCCAATGCAGCCTGCCTCCTGATCATGGTTATCCTATCCAGAAAATCGCCTCCCGCTTCAGGGTCAACAAAGGGAATTAAGCTATAGCCTATCTCAAGCTCCATTGGATCAACCAAAAGAAGCGATGTAACCGCCTCTGGCTTTTTCACCTTCTCAAGCTCTTGCTTTTTCTTTTGCAATTCCTCCTCCTTTTTCTTTTTTACCTCCTTTCTTGTCATTATATACCCTAATAAGGCACAAAAGCAAGCAAGGGTAAGGAGAGGAATCCTTGGAAGGGGTGTAAAGGAGAGAAGGAATAATGCACCCCCGGTAATCCACAAAGCCTGCCTCTGGGATGTAATCTGCCTTATTACATCAGAGCCAAGTGAGAATTCAGATGATGTTCTTGAGACAAGGATGCCTGTAGCGGTTGAGATAAGAAATGCAGGGATTTGGGCAGAAAGCCCACAGCCAATGGTATATGTGGTATATGCTTTAACCGCATCACCTAAAGGCTCATGCCTTACAATAACGCCAATTATCAACCCGCCGATGATGTTTATTATTATAATTACAATAGCGGCGATAACATCGCCCTGGACAAATTTTGCCGCACCATCCATCGCACCATAGAAATCTGCCTCCTTTCTTATCTCCTGCCTCCTCTTTATTGCCTCATCCTCTGTAATGTATCCTGCATTTAAGTCTGCATCTATTGCCATCTGCTTTCCTGGCATAGAATCCAGGGTGAACCTTGCGGCAACCTCAGAAACCCTGGTTGTTCCTCTTACAATAACAAGGAGCTGGACTACGGTAAGGATAGCAAATATAATTATCCCAACAATGTAGTTTCCTCCCACCACGAATGAGCCAAATGCCTTTACTATGCCTATATCCCCACCTTGACCTAAAAGGATAAGCCTTGATGTTGAGACCTCAAGGGCAAGCCGATATATGGTTGCCATAAGAAGGAGGGATGGAAATACAGAAAAGTCTATTGCCTTTGCGATATACATTACCGTCAAGATAACCATTATGGAAAGCATAATGTTTCCTGCAATTAGAATATCAATAAGCAATGGTGGAAGGGGGATAACCATCATCGCAATGATGCAAAGGATAAATACAGCAACCAGCAAATCCATCCTCTGTGTCCAGTTGGTTTGACCTCCTATTTTTTCCATCTAAAAAACTTAAAAAATCCGCAATTTGCAATCCGCAATTGCATCATTTCTTCTTCAGTTTCCAAACAAAGGCTAAGACCTCGGCTACTGCCTGGTAAAACTCTGCGCCCACCTCAGCTCCTATTTGAACAGCCCTATAAAGTGCCTCAGCCAATGGTTTATTCTCAACAATTGGGACATTATGTTCTTTTGCTATTGCTACAATCTTCTCTGCAATAAAGCTCTCACCTTTTGCAACAACCATTGGTGCGGACATAGAACTTGCATCATATCTAATGGCAATGGCAATATGGGTTGGGTTTGTTATTACCACATCAGCCTTCTTTACCTCCTCCATCATCCTCCTTGCTGCCATTTGCCTCTGACGCTCGCGAATTCTTGCCCTCACCAATGGGTCTCCCTCCATCTGTTTTATTTCATCCTTTAGCTCATACCTTGTCATTTTCAGCTGCCTTTTGTATTCATGCCTCTGATATAGGTAATCAAGAACAGCCATAATGGCAAGAAAGATTGCAGATTTTATCATAATCTCATAAGAG
The sequence above is drawn from the bacterium genome and encodes:
- the flhA gene encoding flagellar biosynthesis protein FlhA → MEKIGGQTNWTQRMDLLVAVFILCIIAMMVIPLPPLLIDILIAGNIMLSIMVILTVMYIAKAIDFSVFPSLLLMATIYRLALEVSTSRLILLGQGGDIGIVKAFGSFVVGGNYIVGIIIFAILTVVQLLVIVRGTTRVSEVAARFTLDSMPGKQMAIDADLNAGYITEDEAIKRRQEIRKEADFYGAMDGAAKFVQGDVIAAIVIIIINIIGGLIIGVIVRHEPLGDAVKAYTTYTIGCGLSAQIPAFLISTATGILVSRTSSEFSLGSDVIRQITSQRQALWITGGALFLLSFTPLPRIPLLTLACFCALLGYIMTRKEVKKKKEEELQKKKQELEKVKKPEAVTSLLLVDPMELEIGYSLIPFVDPEAGGDFLDRITMIRRQAALELGIVVPPIRIRDNIQIPKNEYIIKIRGTEVGRGSLKPEHFLIMGDRDMSKIEGEEGFEPTFGMPCKWIKGENKELAEEQGFTIVDPASVMATHLTEMIRRHSTTLLGRQEVKSLVDNVKEKYPSLVDELIPEPLSLGELQKVLHSLLSERVGIRDMVTILETLADWAGKTKDIGFLTEKTRQALSRQITHQHQTPDGRLLVITIEPKLEERIAASIIKTEDGEKANLSPQETNALLKSIQEAIGKEGAYQPVLLTSSRIRRCFRNIIAPYIPFISVLSYDEIEVGVKVTSIGMVSI
- the flhF gene encoding flagellar biosynthesis protein FlhF encodes the protein MMKYKTYVAPTLQRALLQMALDLGKDALLVSHRNVRKGGIFGIFGKKMIEVTAALPFTSKPKPEKPQVQPLQPQTPPYQPQVESDQPQIPIPEPRNPNIQPQPQIQPDIIGMIQKELSEIKQKMTTIMEERSIIKFPGKSQEAYMRLINNDVEKEVAEKIIKQIVAEAPPNILEDEAFVESRVLKYIAGIIKTEELSLDNGNPKIITLIGPTGVGKTTTLAKIAADFAFEKHKKVSVITVDTYRIAAAEQLKTYTDILGIPLEVVYFPSEFKKAIETHSSSDLILIDTAGRSQRNSIQMAELKAFISQAGYNLENCLILSSTTKYKELLDIADNFKRVSFHKVIFTKTDEAVCFGGILSLSSKIEQPIIYITTGQNVPEDIEQANPTKLAKMVFGTI